Proteins encoded in a region of the Benincasa hispida cultivar B227 chromosome 2, ASM972705v1, whole genome shotgun sequence genome:
- the LOC120070815 gene encoding uncharacterized protein LOC120070815, with the protein MADFNSKSYPDGRMQIQTYHGNESRTTNGSGVMGMQDFRCYSASYASSANPNQTQMGNDLKLKKGKSTNGFSSKSWSFNDPEMQRKRRVASYKVYTVEGKVKGSIRKSFRWLKERCSRVVYGW; encoded by the coding sequence ATGGCGGATTTCAACTCCAAATCATACCCAGATGGAAGAATGcagattcaaacctaccatggAAACGAATCAAGAACAACCAATGGTTCTGGTGTGATGGGTATGCAAGATTTTCGTTGTTACAGTGCTTCCTATGCTTCTTCTGCAAACCCAAATCAAACCCAGATGGGTAACGATTTGAAGCTCAAGAAAGGGAAATCTACGAACGGATTTTCATCCAAGAGCTGGAGTTTCAACGATCCGGAGATgcagagaaaaagaagagttGCTAGCTACAAAGTTTATACTGTGGAAGGCAAAGTCAAAGGGTCTATAAGAAAAAGCTTCCGATGGCTCAAAGAAAGATGCTCTCGAGTTGTCTATGGATGGTAG
- the LOC120070706 gene encoding IQ domain-containing protein IQM1-like, giving the protein MGLSLSLLLSAWKEIIDQGLFIIRKNPSFSARDTALFLKSNSFKITDQEPIKNRVTRSKPNSLKGNKPEKVILETNLSFKSLVEDAGFSFSVSAGKNGGSETPGVSLPEPAIMYSPRPVTELDAAAVKLQKVYKSYRTRRNLADCAVVVEELWWKAIDFANLKRSSVSFFNIEKPETAVSRWARARTRAAKVGKGLSKDEKAQKLALQHWLEAIDPRHRYGHNLHLYYDVWFVSESNQPFFYWLDIGDGKEISLEKCPRATLQKQCIKYLGPKEREAYEVIVENGKLVYKQSGSIVETKEGSKWIFVLSTTRSLYVGQKKKGQFQHSSFLSGAATTAAGRLVAHNGAIQAIWPYSGHYHPTEANFNEFLSFLKENHVDLTNVKLCAIDDDSQYKAVDQEEKPKSREDSFKSTPLEEPKSTVPIDSEEKKMTVTVPPVAQKKDDMARKFDMSKRLSCKWSTGAGPRIGCVRDYPAELQTRALEHVNLSPRVGPGPLVNYGPIPSPRPSPKIRLSPRLAYMGHPSPRTPIPTAN; this is encoded by the exons ATGGGTTTATCCCTTTCACTTCTCCTTTCTGCCTGGAAGGAAATTATAGACCAAGGCTTGTTCATCATACGCAAAAATCCAAGTTTCTCTGCTAGAGATACAGCTCTGTTTTTGAAATCTAACAGCTTCAAAATTACAGACCAAGAACCGATCAAAAACAGAGTAACCAGAAGCAAACCAAATAGTTTGAAAGGGAATAAACCAGAGAAAGTGATTCTTGAAACGAATCTCTCGTTTAAGTCGCTTGTTGAAGATGCGGGTTTCAGTTTCTCAGTTTCCGCTGGGAAAAATGGAGGATCGGAGACTCCGGGGGTTTCCTTGCCGGAGCCGGCGATTATGTACTCTCCTAGACCGGTGACCGAGCTTGATGCGGCGGCGGTGAAGCTGCAGAAGGTTTACAAAAGTTATAGAACGAGAAGGAACCTTGCGGATTGTGCGGTGGTGGTTGAAGAATTGTGGTGGAAAGCCATTGATTTTGCGAATTTGAAACGAAGCTCTGTTTCGTTTTTTAATATCGAAAAGCCGGAAACCGCCGTCTCGCGGTGGGCCAGGGCCAGAACCAGAGCGGCCAAG GTGGGAAAGGGTTTAAGTAAGGACGAAAAGGCTCAAAAATTGGCTCTTCAGCACTGGCTTGAAGCT ATTGATCCACGTCATCGCTATGGCCACAATTTACACTTGTACTACGACGTATGGTTCGTGAGTGAGAGCAATCAACCATTCTTTTACTG GTTGGATATTGGAGATGGCAAAGAAATAAGCCTAGAGAAATGTCCAAGGGCAACTCTACAAAAGCAATGCATCAAATATTTAGGACCA aaagaaagaGAAGCTTATGAAGTAATAGTGGAAAATGGGAAGCTGGTTTACAAGCAAAGTGGAAGTATAGTGGAAACAAAAGAAGGCTCAAAATGGATATTTGTTTTGAGCACTACAAGATCCTTATATGTTGGCCAAAAAAAGAAAGGTCAATTTCAACATTCAAGTTTCCTCTCCGGCGCCGCCACCACCGCCGCCGGCAGATTAGTCGCCCATAATGGTGCCATTCAG gcAATTTGGCCATACAGTGGTCATTATCACCCAACAGAAGCCAATTTCAATGAATTCCTCAGCTTCCTTAAAGAAAACCATGTAGATCTCACCAATGTGAAG CTGTGTGCAATTGACGATGACAGTCAATACAAAGCCGTCGATCAGGAAGAGAAACCAAAATCACGAGAAGATTCCTTCAAATCTACACCGTTAGAAGAACCCAAATCAACGGTTCCCATTGATTCAGAAGAGAAAAAGATGACAGTAACCGTGCCGCCGGTAGCTCAAAAGAAAGACGACATGGCGAGAAAATTCGACATGTCGAAACGATTGTCGTGCAAATGGTCGACAGGAGCTGGGCCTAGGATCGGGTGCGTCCGGGACTACCCAGCTGAGCTACAAACGAGAGCACTGGAACATGTCAATTTATCGCCTCGAGTGGGCCCTGGGCCGTTGGTTAATTATGGGCCGATTCCTTCTCCACGTCCAAGCCCAAAAATTAGGCTCTCACCAAGGCTGGCTTATATGGGCCACCCCAGCCCAAGAACTCCAATCCCTACGGCTAATTAA